The Gammaproteobacteria bacterium DNA window AGATAGGAAGTTCAAATAGAAAATATAATAAATAACGTGAGTTATATAGCACTTCCTAATTTCCCATCTTCTAAAAAACACCGCCCATTTTTAATGAAGTCACTATGTGAAAAGTATCTCAGATGAAAACCTAAAGTAAGTGTAAACAAGTACCTACGATACTGGTAAAAATTAGTGTAATTACCGTTCATCGAGAAAAATTTGCGGGTTATTTTTTCTGAAATTTCAAGTGCTTAAGAACATAGCCACTCATCAGAGAAACAAAGCGAGTTATATGCGCTGATCAAAATGCCAAGGATAAATTAAGTAAAGTAGTAATCATTAAAATTTAAGTAGAGTAAAAAATGCAAACAAGTGAGAAACAAATAGGATTCAGCATAATAGAGTTGATGGTAACAATATTGATTGCATCACTATTACTGACTGTTGGCGTGCCTAGTTTTGCAAGTTTAATTGCAAACAACCGAATCACTTCGCAAGCAAATGAACTTGTTTCTGGATTAAATCTAGCACGTAGTGAAGCATTTACCCGAGGTCAAAGAGTGACTATATGTTCATCTACTGATGGTGATTCTTGCGCTGCTGACACTGATTGGGCCACAGGTTGGATAGTATTTAACGATGCAGATGGTGACGGTGTTGTCGCAAATGTTTCTGATATTTTAAGGGAATGGGAAGCCGTAACTGGAGATACCACACTAACTGGATCGGTTAATTTTGTGACTTATCAAGGCAATGGTTCGGTTAATGCAGCAGCAAATTTTAATATGACAATCCCAAATGGATCGACCAGTCAAACAAGAAGAATTTGTATTGCTCTAGCTGGAAATAATTGGGTAAACCGTCCTTCATCAAATTGCTAATATCATGAAAACTATTCATTCAAAAAACACTTCTAACTACAAAGGATTTACTCTTTTAGAAGTTCTTGTCGCATTACTAATTTTATCCATAGGATTACTAGGACTAGTAAATCTACAAATGCGTGGCTTGCAGTATTCTGATAGTGCACGACAAAGATCACAAGCAACATTTTTGGCTTACGACATACTCGACAGAATGCGAGCTAATAAAGGCGAAGTTGATAATGGAACTTACGACATACTCATAAGTGCTGCAGCACCTCAACCACTTGTTACAGATATGTGTTCAACTGTGACAGTATCTTGCACACCAGATAAGTTAGCAGATTATGATCTATGGGAGTGGAAAAATGATTTGAGCACTTATCTTCCAAATGGAAATGGCAGCGTAAGAAAAGATAATACTATTCTTACTGCAGATGTATATGAGATTACTGTTCAGTGGGACAGACGAGCTTTTTCTGAATCAGATAAAGCTACAGCACTAGGCACTCAACTCTCTGACAGCATTGTCATTCAGACTGAATTATAACTAAACATACTTAAATTACGAACATGAGACATTCAAGTCCACCAATTTCACAACGCATACAATCAGGTATATCAATGATAGAGCTGTTAGTTGCAATGATATTGGTAATAGTGATACTTGCTGGTTTAATTAGTATGTTTTCCAGCAATAAGATTGCTTATACATCACAAGAAAGTATAAGCAGAATACAAGAAGCTTATCGATTTGCATCAGAAATAATTCAAAAAGAAGTACGTTCAGCTGGATATTATGGCTGCAATAGAGAATCTTCAATAGTAGACACACTCAGCTCATTACCGTTTGAAGCGGATCATACGAAACCTATAGAAGGATTTAATGCAACTGATGCAACCACATGGGACCGTGCAATAACTCCAACTAGCTTAACTATAGGCACTACGACTGGTGATATTGTAAGAGGTGGAACTGATATTCTAGTAGTTAGAAGAGTATCAGATACGCAGCATGCACTTAACGCTGCCATGGCAACCACTTCTGCAAGCCCACAAATTGCTGCGAATATCAGTCCTGTTGCATTATCTGTTGATGATGTTGCAATTATCAGTGATTGCAAACGTTCAGCTATATTTCAAGTGACTGGATTTACAATAGCATCTGGAATAATTGCCCACTCAACGACTGGCGGCAGTATAGGAAATAGTACTGCGCAATTATTAACTTCCGCACCGGCTTTTGATTTAGATGCAGATGTAATGAGATTCAACACCACAGTATTTTTCATTGGTACTAGCACAAATGGCACTCCATCTCTGAAAAGAAAAGTAAATAGTGCTCCCAGTGAAATCATCATTGATGGTGTTGAAAATATGCAAATTCTATATGGGCTAGACACTGATGCTGACGGAATAGCTAATCGTTATGTTAATGCATCAAATATAACAGCCGTAGAGTGGGCCAATGTGACTAGCGCAAGAATTTCATTATTAATGCTCGCTCCTGAAAATTCACTACCTGAAAATGATGCAGAAACTTATGTATTGCTAGACGAATCAATTGCTGACACAGGAACGACTATTACACATGCAGGTGATCTTAGATTTAGACAATCTGTAAACATGACTGTGGACATACGAAATTTATAATTTTATCAGGCTAATTCAAAAATGAATATAAAATCAAATCAAAACGGTGCAGTTTTAGTGATTAGCTTAATCATACTGCTTGTAATGACTGTACTAGGTGTTACATCACTTAGATCCGCTACCATGGAAGAGAAAATGTCAGGTAATACTTTTGACAGACAGTTAGCATTTCAAGCAGCAGAAGCCGCATTACGCTCTGGAGAAAGAGATGTAGAAACAAATCCAACACAGACTTTAGATGAAAATTGTAATGCTGGGGTATGCACTAATCCACGCGAGCAAGATGTTTCTGGCTGGCAAGAAGATCCCTCTCATGCTGTATGGGCATCTGCACAAAGTGTTGATGTTGTATTGAATGGCATTCGAACAACAGCAAAATATATGATTGAAGACATGTGTGAATTTACTCCTCCTTCTGGTGCGACAGATTCAAGAAGAATGTTTCGAATTACGGCATATGCAACTGGTGGCACAGATGCGTCACAAGTCATGCTTCAAAGTGCATATGCAGTTGACAATAATTATGGTGCGACACCAAATTGTAATTGTAATGATGCTTCTTATTGTACTGTATGTGGCGGGATTAATTGCACGCCATAATATCTAACAGGATAAAGATATGAAAATTAAATTCCTTGATAAATTAACTCCAGTTCTATTAGGTATATTGGTTGTTATATACACATCTACAGCATTTAGTGTTACTGGTAGCTCTGGCACTTTTACCTCCAAGCCACCTACAACATCTCCACCTACCCCATTAGTCATGTTAACCATGTCTAATGATCATCAGCTCTTTTATAAAGCTTATACGGACTGGGATGATTTAACTAATGATAATATTCCTGAAACCACTTATTCAAATGCATTTGAATATTTTGGTTATTTTGATCCTCAGAAATGTTACGACTATGATGCGACTGATGGGAGATTTGAACCAACAGCAGTAACTACCAATCACTATTGTGATGTAGTTTCTCCAAATTCATGGAGTGGGAATTTTTTAAATTGGGCTACTATGACTCGTGTAGATATATTGAGAAAAGTACTTTATGGAGGTACACGATCTACAGATACGACTACCGAAACTGTTTTAGAAAGATCTTACCTACCCACTGATGCTCATAGTTTTGCAAAGTATTATGGTGGTAGTGATATAAGTCAACTTACTCCATTTAGCGTGACAGATATTACACTATGCAACACAACATATACTGCCGATACTGGCACAGATGGTGAATCTCAAAATGTAGACGAACCCCCACTAATTCGAGTTGTCGATGGTGACTTCAGATATTGGGCTGCTAACGAAAGATGGCAATGTACTTACGATGATGAACGTGGTGATAATTCCAGCGGTACCAATACAACAGGCTCACAAACCAGTGACCCAAACAGAGGTACAGATGGCCTAGGTGAAAGCACAACAACTGATTATATCGCTAGAGTACAAGTTTGTGCTTCTGGATTAATTGGCAGTGAAGATTGCAGATCATATGACACTAGTGGCAGCACATTTTTAAAACCATCTGGTTTACTTCAAGAGTATGGTGAAGACAGTCAAATACACTTCGGCTTATTAACTGGAAGCTATGAAAGCAATATATCTGGCGGTGTTGTTAGAAAAAACATTAGCGACTTCTCTACTGAAGTAGGTGTTAATGGGATATTTACAGGTACAGCTGGAATCGTTACTACACTGGATGCATTAAGAATATCAAGATACGGATATAGCGATAATGGACGTTACAATGTTCCAGATAATTGTTCATGGGGTATAAACAGCTTTACTGAAGGTAACTGCTCTAACTGGGGAAATCCAATCAGCGAAATGTATCTTGAAGCCGTGAGATATTTTGGTGGCTTATCAGAAAACACGAATTTCTCAGCTAATAATGATGGCAACTATATTACTGGTTTATCTACACAATCATGGGTAGATCCGTTAGATGCAGACAACTATTGTGCTTCATGCAATATCATTGTTATTAATGCCAGTGAAGTTTCTTATGACAATGACAGCTTAGATATGTCTGGCTTACCAAGTGGTTCGGCTACAATGGCATCTACACTCACCAATGCGGTTGGTGTTGCAGAGGGTATTTCAGGCAGTCAATATTTTGTAGGGGAAAATGGTGTAAACAATGACCAGCTATGTACCGCAAAATTAATTACAAACTTAGGTAGCGTGCGCGGGACATGTCCAGGCTCTCCTCGTTTATCTGGAACTTTTAATATAGCTGGACTATCACACTGGGCAAGGACACAAGATATAAGAACTGATTTAACATCAAACCAACAAATCTCTACATATTCTGTTGCACTATCTCCCGCTGTGCCAAATATTTCTATTCCCATTCCTGCATCAACAAACCAATTATCAATCTTACCTGGTTGTAGAAATGACAGCATTAATGGTAACTGTGCAATAGTTGACTTTAAAATTCTAGCGCAAGATTTTGCTGCTGGCACTGGTACCTTTTACGTTAATTGGGAAGATAGCGAGCAAGGTGGTGATTATGATCAGGATATGAAAGGAACAATAAGTTACTCAATTAATACAGCGACAAATCAAATTACTATTACTTCTGATGTTGATGCACAGTCAACTGGCTATAGAATGGGATTTGGTTATATTATCAGTGGTACAACACAAGATGGTTTCCATGTTCACTCAGGCATAAATAATTTTAACTACACAGACCCTACTGCAGGTATATTGGGCTGTACTAACTGCCAAACTGGTGATGCCGCAACAAGTCAAACATATTCTATCGGTGCATCTGGCGCTAGCTTACTAGAGGATCCACTATTCTATGCAGCAAAATATGGAGGCTTTAATGATTATGATGCAAATAATCTTCCAGGTAATGGCGAGTGGGATGTAAAAGATTTAGATGGAAATTCAACTCCAGATGGTATCCCAGATAGCTTTTTCCCAGTATCAAATCCGACACAATTGAATTCATCATTACAAACAGTTTTCAATACAATTCTTAACAACGTTGCCTCGGGTACTGCTGCAGCGGTTACATCAAACTCTGTCAATGGAACTGGTGCATTATACCAAGCATTGTACCAACCACTATTTAGAGATGGAATCAACGCAGTCTCTTGGTCTGGGATATTAAGAGGAATTTTTATCGATCAAAATGGAAACTTTAGAGAAGACAATGATACTACTGGCACAAAAGGTAGACTTGATAGTTGTTCCATAGACAGGATTATTACAATTGAATTTGATACAACTGCAAATGAAACTTTATTAACACGATACAATTGTGACACTGATAATATGCCAACAACTGCCATTGAATCAGTCAGCCAAACTGAACTACAGACAATATGGGATGCACGAGATAATCTTGCATCGATCACGAACGTCACTACGCAAAGATCGTATAACGCTGTGGGATCGACTGGCCGTCATATTTTAACTTATATCGATAGCGACTTAGATGGTGAAGTTGACAGCGGTGAACTGGTAGATTTTGATCCATCTGAACTAGGAAGCACATCTACAGACACTAATCGTTATCGTTTACTAAATGCAGATACGGCTGTCGAAGCAGATAACATCATCAATTATATTCGTGGTCAAGAGATTAGCGGTTATCGTTCAAGAACAATCGATTACGATAATGATGGAACAGATGAAGTATGGCGCTTAGGTGACATCATTCATTCAACACCAACTATCGTAGGCGCTCCAAATCAAAACTATGACAACCTATATAATGATGATAGCTATAGAGACTATAAGTTAGCCCATCAAAATCGTCGTGAAATACTATTTGTTGGCGCTAATGATGGAATGATTCACGCATTTAATGCAGGGTTCTTTAATCAATCAACCTACACATTTGAAACTAGCGTAACGAGTGAGACAGCTCATGCACTTGGTGACGAAATATGGTCATATGTACCTTATAATTTACTTCCTCACTTAAGATGGCTCACTGAAGACGACTATCCTCATGTGTATTACATTGATAGCCCGCCTCAAGCATTTGACGTAAAAATATTCACGCCCGATTCAACATATGTTGAAGGATGGGGAACTATACTAGTTGCCGCAATGCGCTTGGGTGGAAGCCCAATTGCAATTGATCATGATGGAAATACGGGCACTCCTGATGAGACATTCCGTTCAGCCATTGTCGTATTAGATGTCACTGATCCTGAGTCACCACCAAAGTTACTTGCTGAAATCACTCACCCAGAGCTAGGGCTTACCACAAGTCTTCCTACAATCATGTTTGATGAAAGCGGAGCTAATAACGAATGGCATCTAGTATTTGGATCTGGACCAACTGATTTGGGCTCTGTTAGCTCAACGCAAACTGCTAAAATCTTTAAATATAATTTAAAAACTAAAGCCTTTGAAACTAACTTTGGACCTAAAGATCTGGGAATTGCAAACACATTCATTAGCGATGTCTCTGCAGTTGACTGGGATTTTGATTACCAGAGTGATGCTGCCTACTTTGGTACAGTAGAAGACGATAGCAGTACATCACAGGAATTTGATGGCCGTTTAATGCGCTTAAATGGAAACACTGCAACTACATTGTTGGATCCAGGACAACCATTCGTATCAGATCCACTGCTTGTACGAAATCAAAATGAACACTGGGTATTTTCTGGAACAGGACGGCTATACACTCTAAACGACAAAGCTAACTCAGATCAGCAATCGTTTTATGGTGTTAAGGAAAAATTAACAAGTGGAGCTGTTAATTATAGCGAGACAATAAACAAAAGCGAGCTAGAAGATGTCACAGGAATATCAGTCTTTTTAGATGGTACTACTGATGACCCTACTTATACTTCTTGGAGCGCATTACAAAACCATATCGAGATAAACAAGTCTGGTTGGTATAGAGATTTTGATAATCCTGTTACTGATCCAAGCACAAGAAATATTTCTCATGCTCTCAGCCTGTTTAATGAATTCTTAGTTTACACAACTGTAAAGCCTGAAGTAGGAAGCTGTGATGCAGCTGGTGAAAGCTTCTTAAGTGTATTACACATTCAAACAGGCACAGCTTTCCCATTCAATGTCATTGGCTTAGGTGGCACTAACTCAAGTGGAAGTAATGAAGCACTTGATACAGTCGACTTAGGGATCGGGATCCATTCTGCCCCGGTTATTCACACAGGAACAGGAGGAACGACCATTATCACTCAAAGTAGTGGCAGCGGCGGATCTTCAGGTGCATCTGGCGGCGGCGGCGGCGCTAGCGGTGGTGGCTTATCTGGCACAGGTGCCAGCGCACCAACAAGTGTAGGAGAAAGGAAGTCTTGGCGAGAAATTCAATTATAAGGATGTATAATGAAAGCATATGTGAAAAACTCATTTTCTAATCATAAATTCAACCAAGGTTTTACTTTGATCGAATTAATGATTGTCATAGTCATTGTTGGCATCTTAGCCAGCATTGCACTACCAGCATACACAGAACAAATGAGGAAAGGCAGACGCTCAGATGGTATGGCTGCATTATTACAAGTTGCCCAAGCACAAGAACGCTTCTTTACACGAAATTTTTCTTATTCTAATGATATTAATACTGAATTAGGCTTTGGTGCTAATCCATATGTATCAGAAGAAGGATTCTATAATATTGCTATAGCAATCCCTGGAGCATGTGTAAGCGGTGCTGTTAACTCATGCTTTACAGCAACGGCAACGGCAATCGGTGGTCAGTCAGGTGATGCTAAGTGCAGCACAATGACAATTAATAACCGCGGTGAAAAAACTTCTGCTAATGGCGGGACCGATACTACTGGTCAATGTTGGTAATTGACCAGTATATTTATTACTCAAGAATACAAATCAATTGCATCTTCTTGCAAGTTAAATAACTGCTCACGCAAATTTAGAATGTGTTCTTCCCAATAACGAGCCGTATTAAACCACGGAAATCCTAGCGGAAAAGCTGGGTCGTCCCAGCGGCGCGCTAACCATGCAGAAAAGTGAAGCATTCGCAAAGTACGCAAACTCTCAATTAGCTTTAACTCATTTATATCAAAATCAGCAAACTCATTATACCCTTCTATTATTTCACGCAGCTGTATTTGTTGCTCATTTCGATCACCAGACAATAACATCCAGATATCTTGGATTGCCGGTGCCATTCTTGAATCATCAAAATCTATAAAATGAGGAAGTTCATCACGCCAAAGCATATTCCCGATATGGCAATCTCCATGCGCTCTAATAAATTTCATATCTTTAGCGTCATCCATTATCGAATCTATTAACTTTAATAGATCATCCGTTAAAGTTTCATACGCAACTTTCAATTCATCTGGAATAAAATTTTCATTTATATATTTAACACTTTCATGACCATAACTTTGGCTATTAATTATTGGACGAAATTCAAAGGATACTGAAGCCCCTATCATATGAATACGCGCAAGAAATCGCCCAAGAATAATTAAATTATCAAGATTATCTAATTCT harbors:
- the pilV gene encoding type IV pilus modification protein PilV, which encodes MKTIHSKNTSNYKGFTLLEVLVALLILSIGLLGLVNLQMRGLQYSDSARQRSQATFLAYDILDRMRANKGEVDNGTYDILISAAAPQPLVTDMCSTVTVSCTPDKLADYDLWEWKNDLSTYLPNGNGSVRKDNTILTADVYEITVQWDRRAFSESDKATALGTQLSDSIVIQTEL
- a CDS encoding PilC/PilY family type IV pilus protein, yielding MKIKFLDKLTPVLLGILVVIYTSTAFSVTGSSGTFTSKPPTTSPPTPLVMLTMSNDHQLFYKAYTDWDDLTNDNIPETTYSNAFEYFGYFDPQKCYDYDATDGRFEPTAVTTNHYCDVVSPNSWSGNFLNWATMTRVDILRKVLYGGTRSTDTTTETVLERSYLPTDAHSFAKYYGGSDISQLTPFSVTDITLCNTTYTADTGTDGESQNVDEPPLIRVVDGDFRYWAANERWQCTYDDERGDNSSGTNTTGSQTSDPNRGTDGLGESTTTDYIARVQVCASGLIGSEDCRSYDTSGSTFLKPSGLLQEYGEDSQIHFGLLTGSYESNISGGVVRKNISDFSTEVGVNGIFTGTAGIVTTLDALRISRYGYSDNGRYNVPDNCSWGINSFTEGNCSNWGNPISEMYLEAVRYFGGLSENTNFSANNDGNYITGLSTQSWVDPLDADNYCASCNIIVINASEVSYDNDSLDMSGLPSGSATMASTLTNAVGVAEGISGSQYFVGENGVNNDQLCTAKLITNLGSVRGTCPGSPRLSGTFNIAGLSHWARTQDIRTDLTSNQQISTYSVALSPAVPNISIPIPASTNQLSILPGCRNDSINGNCAIVDFKILAQDFAAGTGTFYVNWEDSEQGGDYDQDMKGTISYSINTATNQITITSDVDAQSTGYRMGFGYIISGTTQDGFHVHSGINNFNYTDPTAGILGCTNCQTGDAATSQTYSIGASGASLLEDPLFYAAKYGGFNDYDANNLPGNGEWDVKDLDGNSTPDGIPDSFFPVSNPTQLNSSLQTVFNTILNNVASGTAAAVTSNSVNGTGALYQALYQPLFRDGINAVSWSGILRGIFIDQNGNFREDNDTTGTKGRLDSCSIDRIITIEFDTTANETLLTRYNCDTDNMPTTAIESVSQTELQTIWDARDNLASITNVTTQRSYNAVGSTGRHILTYIDSDLDGEVDSGELVDFDPSELGSTSTDTNRYRLLNADTAVEADNIINYIRGQEISGYRSRTIDYDNDGTDEVWRLGDIIHSTPTIVGAPNQNYDNLYNDDSYRDYKLAHQNRREILFVGANDGMIHAFNAGFFNQSTYTFETSVTSETAHALGDEIWSYVPYNLLPHLRWLTEDDYPHVYYIDSPPQAFDVKIFTPDSTYVEGWGTILVAAMRLGGSPIAIDHDGNTGTPDETFRSAIVVLDVTDPESPPKLLAEITHPELGLTTSLPTIMFDESGANNEWHLVFGSGPTDLGSVSSTQTAKIFKYNLKTKAFETNFGPKDLGIANTFISDVSAVDWDFDYQSDAAYFGTVEDDSSTSQEFDGRLMRLNGNTATTLLDPGQPFVSDPLLVRNQNEHWVFSGTGRLYTLNDKANSDQQSFYGVKEKLTSGAVNYSETINKSELEDVTGISVFLDGTTDDPTYTSWSALQNHIEINKSGWYRDFDNPVTDPSTRNISHALSLFNEFLVYTTVKPEVGSCDAAGESFLSVLHIQTGTAFPFNVIGLGGTNSSGSNEALDTVDLGIGIHSAPVIHTGTGGTTIITQSSGSGGSSGASGGGGGASGGGLSGTGASAPTSVGERKSWREIQL
- a CDS encoding PilX N-terminal domain-containing pilus assembly protein; amino-acid sequence: MNIKSNQNGAVLVISLIILLVMTVLGVTSLRSATMEEKMSGNTFDRQLAFQAAEAALRSGERDVETNPTQTLDENCNAGVCTNPREQDVSGWQEDPSHAVWASAQSVDVVLNGIRTTAKYMIEDMCEFTPPSGATDSRRMFRITAYATGGTDASQVMLQSAYAVDNNYGATPNCNCNDASYCTVCGGINCTP
- a CDS encoding GspH/FimT family pseudopilin produces the protein MQTSEKQIGFSIIELMVTILIASLLLTVGVPSFASLIANNRITSQANELVSGLNLARSEAFTRGQRVTICSSTDGDSCAADTDWATGWIVFNDADGDGVVANVSDILREWEAVTGDTTLTGSVNFVTYQGNGSVNAAANFNMTIPNGSTSQTRRICIALAGNNWVNRPSSNC
- a CDS encoding type IV pilin protein, with product MKAYVKNSFSNHKFNQGFTLIELMIVIVIVGILASIALPAYTEQMRKGRRSDGMAALLQVAQAQERFFTRNFSYSNDINTELGFGANPYVSEEGFYNIAIAIPGACVSGAVNSCFTATATAIGGQSGDAKCSTMTINNRGEKTSANGGTDTTGQCW
- a CDS encoding serine/threonine protein kinase translates to MENSTDLHPFETLDPSFILDAVDSVGFKTDGRVTILNSYENRVYQIGIDEAEPVIAKFYRPGRWTNEQIQEEHYYCYELAEAELPVVAPIKNKQKISLFEYGNFRFSLYPRKGGRAPELDNLDNLIILGRFLARIHMIGASVSFEFRPIINSQSYGHESVKYINENFIPDELKVAYETLTDDLLKLIDSIMDDAKDMKFIRAHGDCHIGNMLWRDELPHFIDFDDSRMAPAIQDIWMLLSGDRNEQQIQLREIIEGYNEFADFDINELKLIESLRTLRMLHFSAWLARRWDDPAFPLGFPWFNTARYWEEHILNLREQLFNLQEDAIDLYS
- a CDS encoding PilW family protein — its product is MRHSSPPISQRIQSGISMIELLVAMILVIVILAGLISMFSSNKIAYTSQESISRIQEAYRFASEIIQKEVRSAGYYGCNRESSIVDTLSSLPFEADHTKPIEGFNATDATTWDRAITPTSLTIGTTTGDIVRGGTDILVVRRVSDTQHALNAAMATTSASPQIAANISPVALSVDDVAIISDCKRSAIFQVTGFTIASGIIAHSTTGGSIGNSTAQLLTSAPAFDLDADVMRFNTTVFFIGTSTNGTPSLKRKVNSAPSEIIIDGVENMQILYGLDTDADGIANRYVNASNITAVEWANVTSARISLLMLAPENSLPENDAETYVLLDESIADTGTTITHAGDLRFRQSVNMTVDIRNL